From Spartinivicinus ruber, the proteins below share one genomic window:
- a CDS encoding substrate-binding periplasmic protein encodes MQSYLNASNTNKCIISTLIIFFTCNISFANEPIKVVGTPEKPFRYMAADGEVIGIDAEILKIIFNKLSISCEFSLIKAGSRIIKFAQEGKVDVVMSFSRKASRESYLIYPAVAYKDFTWNFFIRKEDQNKIFYNNLQDLAGLTVGATQDWAYTPEFWQARLNLDIVSNNDLHIPKLLKKRIDIVPLNTFPTLLILQEKGLMNRISFLPKPLKSKPYYNAFSRASQNPDLKIVIDNYDKIVQQLIDSGEVKKLYKKHLGVEQL; translated from the coding sequence ATGCAAAGCTATCTTAATGCAAGCAACACCAATAAGTGTATTATAAGTACCTTAATTATATTTTTTACTTGTAATATATCCTTTGCAAACGAGCCCATAAAAGTGGTAGGTACCCCTGAAAAGCCTTTTCGTTATATGGCAGCTGATGGTGAAGTGATTGGAATTGACGCAGAGATTCTCAAAATTATCTTCAATAAACTGTCAATATCTTGTGAGTTCAGCCTTATTAAGGCAGGTTCCAGAATTATAAAGTTTGCCCAAGAAGGCAAAGTTGATGTTGTGATGAGCTTTTCAAGAAAAGCATCCAGAGAATCTTACCTGATTTACCCAGCTGTTGCTTACAAAGATTTCACTTGGAATTTTTTTATTCGCAAAGAGGACCAAAACAAAATATTTTACAATAACCTTCAAGATTTAGCTGGTTTAACTGTAGGCGCAACCCAAGACTGGGCTTATACACCTGAGTTTTGGCAAGCTAGATTAAACTTAGATATTGTGTCTAATAATGATTTACATATCCCCAAACTGCTCAAAAAAAGGATAGATATTGTTCCTCTTAATACTTTTCCCACTTTACTCATCCTGCAAGAGAAAGGGCTTATGAATCGGATTAGTTTTTTACCCAAACCACTAAAATCCAAGCCCTATTACAATGCATTCAGCCGTGCATCCCAAAATCCTGATTTAAAAATAGTCATTGATAACTATGATAAAATTGTTCAACAATTAATAGATAGTGGTGAAGTTAAAAAGTTATATAAAAAACATCTTGGAGTTGAACAGCTATAG
- the hemE gene encoding uroporphyrinogen decarboxylase, translated as MAALKNDRFLRALLKQPVDVTPVWMMRQAGRYLPEYKATRASAGDFMALCQNPQLACEVTLQPLDRFPLDAAILFSDILTIPDAMGLGLYFEQGEGPRFKKPVRTEADVNALSVPDPLADLGYVMDAVKLIRQELNGRVPLIGFAGSPWTLATYMVEGGSTKDFRVVKAMLYDQPEALHQLLGKLAQAVTVYLNAQIEAGAQAVQIFDTWGGALSHAAYQTFSLDYMQQIVNGLIKEREGQRIPVILFTKNGGQWLERIAATGCTAVGLDWTTEIGNARARIGNQVALQGNMDPCVLYASPKRIREEVATILKAYGKGSGHVFNLGHGIHQFVKPEHAGAFVEAVHELSQPYHQ; from the coding sequence ATGGCTGCATTAAAAAACGATCGCTTTTTGCGAGCTTTACTCAAACAACCCGTAGATGTAACCCCGGTTTGGATGATGCGCCAAGCGGGTAGGTATTTACCTGAATATAAGGCGACAAGAGCAAGTGCCGGAGATTTTATGGCTCTTTGTCAAAACCCGCAATTAGCTTGTGAAGTCACCTTGCAGCCTTTAGATCGTTTTCCTCTTGATGCTGCTATTTTATTTTCTGATATTTTAACAATACCTGATGCGATGGGCTTGGGGCTTTATTTCGAGCAAGGGGAAGGCCCTCGTTTTAAAAAGCCTGTTCGTACTGAAGCGGATGTTAATGCTTTGTCGGTACCAGACCCATTAGCTGACCTTGGCTATGTGATGGATGCAGTCAAATTAATTCGTCAAGAGTTGAATGGCAGGGTGCCATTGATTGGGTTTGCTGGTAGCCCATGGACCTTAGCGACTTATATGGTTGAAGGTGGTAGCACTAAAGATTTTCGTGTGGTGAAAGCTATGCTATATGATCAACCAGAAGCCTTGCATCAGCTGTTGGGTAAATTAGCTCAAGCGGTAACTGTTTATTTAAATGCACAAATTGAAGCTGGTGCCCAGGCAGTACAAATATTTGATACTTGGGGAGGCGCGCTTAGTCATGCTGCTTACCAAACGTTCTCGTTGGATTATATGCAACAGATAGTCAATGGCCTGATTAAAGAGCGAGAAGGCCAACGCATCCCAGTTATTCTATTTACCAAAAATGGTGGTCAGTGGTTGGAGCGAATAGCAGCAACAGGTTGTACAGCTGTTGGTTTAGATTGGACGACTGAAATTGGTAATGCCCGTGCTCGCATTGGGAATCAGGTAGCGTTACAGGGCAACATGGACCCTTGTGTGCTATATGCATCCCCTAAACGTATTAGAGAGGAAGTTGCGACTATCTTAAAAGCTTATGGCAAAGGTTCGGGGCATGTATTTAACTTAGGCCACGGTATTCACCAATTTGTGAAGCCGGAACATGCTGGTGCTTTTGTCGAGGCAGTACATGAGTTATCCCAACCTTACCATCAATGA
- a CDS encoding DUF1194 domain-containing protein has translation MKPIKTIALAAALLPFTFMNTAQAVPVSKELAFAIDVSSSIDASEFALQMNGYAAAFQDPEVISAIQALPNGIAIAAFPFAAFGADNPMAPMSFELNSTPWFQVTDATSAMAFSSAISMIPDGDAQGTNIAGGVDSAVNSMLNNDYEGDMLIVDVSTDGVQNLFRDGSLCIDINNLPPTEEQLLACLAAFDVAINGARDDAAIEGIMINTLAILDPEMAQDYLSDLIDILGQEVVDMLGLPANLQEYLEQNLITEEGFVLTTDFDETQFAAAIKQKILNEISSPDEPTPMPEPSTAGILAICLLGLFLLRRLQQEKV, from the coding sequence ATGAAACCTATAAAAACCATTGCCTTAGCTGCAGCACTACTACCATTTACCTTCATGAATACAGCGCAAGCTGTACCAGTAAGTAAAGAGCTAGCTTTCGCCATTGATGTATCCAGTAGTATTGATGCAAGCGAATTTGCCTTGCAAATGAATGGCTATGCGGCAGCTTTCCAAGATCCCGAGGTAATTAGTGCAATCCAAGCATTGCCTAATGGAATTGCAATTGCAGCTTTTCCTTTTGCTGCGTTTGGTGCAGATAATCCAATGGCACCCATGAGCTTCGAATTAAACTCAACCCCATGGTTTCAAGTAACTGACGCTACTTCAGCCATGGCATTTTCTAGTGCAATTAGTATGATTCCCGATGGAGATGCCCAAGGTACCAATATTGCTGGTGGCGTCGATTCTGCTGTTAATTCCATGCTAAATAATGACTATGAAGGTGACATGCTAATTGTTGATGTATCAACGGATGGCGTACAAAACCTTTTTAGAGATGGAAGTTTATGTATTGACATAAATAACCTTCCACCAACTGAAGAACAGTTACTGGCCTGTTTAGCAGCTTTTGATGTTGCCATTAATGGAGCAAGAGATGATGCAGCAATAGAAGGTATCATGATAAATACCCTGGCTATTCTTGATCCTGAAATGGCTCAAGATTACTTATCGGACCTCATTGACATTTTAGGGCAAGAAGTTGTGGATATGCTGGGTTTACCTGCAAATTTACAAGAGTATTTAGAGCAAAATTTAATTACTGAAGAAGGGTTTGTCCTGACAACCGATTTTGATGAAACTCAATTTGCCGCAGCAATTAAACAAAAAATATTAAATGAAATATCATCACCCGATGAACCTACTCCAATGCCTGAGCCTAGTACAGCAGGAATACTCGCTATTTGCTTGTTGGGTTTATTTTTACTAAGAAGATTACAACAGGAAAAAGTTTAA
- a CDS encoding NAD(P)H-quinone oxidoreductase: MKKCMQAIEITQFGGPEELALYEREIPVPKTGEVLIKVAAAGINAPDLLQRKGKYPPPPGASDIPGLEVAGEVVRVGEHVTQLKVGDKVCALLAGGGYAEFAVASADLCLPIPDSFSMVEAAALPETFFTVWHNVFERGQLTAGETLLIHGGTSGIGTTAIQLAVAKGATVFATAGTKEKCDLCLKLGASAAINYNEEDFVEKIKIFTENEGVNLILDMVGGDYFPRNLSCLAVEGRLVQIGMQHGSASEISLWQIMSKRLTITGSTLRARSVEDKAKIAAALKEKVWPLLNSDVVKPVIHVVFPLVEAKKAHQLMESGKHAGKIILTT, encoded by the coding sequence TTGAAAAAGTGTATGCAAGCCATAGAAATTACGCAGTTTGGAGGTCCAGAAGAGCTTGCATTGTATGAACGGGAGATACCAGTACCTAAGACAGGCGAGGTATTAATTAAGGTAGCCGCTGCAGGTATTAATGCCCCGGATTTATTGCAACGAAAAGGTAAATACCCGCCACCACCCGGTGCTTCTGATATTCCTGGTTTAGAAGTAGCTGGTGAGGTGGTTAGGGTGGGCGAGCATGTAACTCAGCTGAAAGTGGGTGACAAAGTTTGCGCACTACTTGCTGGTGGTGGTTATGCAGAATTTGCTGTGGCTTCTGCGGATTTATGCTTACCGATTCCAGATAGCTTTTCCATGGTAGAAGCTGCAGCATTGCCAGAAACCTTTTTCACCGTTTGGCATAATGTATTTGAGCGCGGCCAGTTAACAGCAGGGGAAACCTTGTTAATTCATGGTGGTACCAGCGGTATTGGTACCACGGCTATTCAATTAGCGGTGGCTAAAGGTGCTACTGTATTTGCCACTGCCGGTACCAAAGAAAAGTGCGATTTATGTTTAAAGCTTGGTGCCAGTGCAGCAATTAATTACAATGAAGAAGACTTTGTTGAAAAAATTAAAATTTTTACAGAAAATGAAGGCGTTAACTTAATTCTAGATATGGTGGGTGGTGATTATTTTCCACGAAACTTATCTTGTTTAGCTGTAGAAGGCCGGCTGGTGCAAATCGGTATGCAGCATGGTTCAGCTAGTGAAATTTCACTATGGCAAATAATGTCAAAAAGACTAACCATTACAGGTTCTACCCTAAGAGCAAGAAGTGTTGAGGATAAAGCTAAAATAGCGGCTGCGTTAAAAGAAAAAGTTTGGCCGTTATTAAATTCAGATGTTGTTAAACCTGTTATTCATGTTGTTTTTCCACTGGTTGAAGCCAAAAAAGCACATCAATTGATGGAGAGTGGTAAGCATGCAGGGAAAATTATATTAACAACCTAA